The Effusibacillus pohliae DSM 22757 genomic sequence ACACGAACACCACCGGGGACCGTGCCAAAATTAAAGACGAGTTGACCCAGTTGAAAAGCGAATTGGACCGGATTGCAAAAACCACCCAGTTCAACGGCATGAACCTGCTCGATGGAACCTTTTCCAATAAAAAGTTCCAAATCGGCGCTAACTCCGGTCAAACCATCACACTTACCGTTAAATCTATGAGTGCGTCCAAGTTGTCCATTTCGACCAAATATCTGTCGATCGCCAACGGTTCTGCAGGCCAGCAAAAATCGATCGCTTCCGCCTTGATCTCCTATGTTGACAAAGGAATCAATGTGGTATCGCAACAACGTTCCTATCTGGGCGCGATCCAGAATCGTCTGGAGCATACGATCAACAACCTGCAAGCTGCGTCCGAAAATCTGACGGCTGCTGAATCCCGTATCCGCGATGTGGATATGGCGGCTGAAATGGTCAAGTTCACGAAGAACCAAATTCTTGTCCAAGCAGGTACATCCATGCTGGCACAAGCGAACCAGGCGCCGCAAACCGTCCTGCAACTCCTTCGTTAAATTGCCGTCTGAGGGCTGGCTGGCTTCTGCCGGCCAGCCCCTTGTCATATCTGCGGCATAGAGGTGAGCAATCATGCAGATGAACCGGGTAGGGAGACCGGATCCAATCGCACAAGCGGAAATCCACCGGGAGAGAAAAATGAGTCATCCCGATCGGGGTGGGGCAGATGAGGCTCTGACAGCACAGGACGAACAGGACCCACGCTTCGTAGAAGATGCAGTCGAAAAGCTGAACAAAGTGTTTGAGGCGCTCGATTCGAATCTGAGATATCAGGTCACGTCGCAGGATGGACATGTCGTTGTCCAGTTGGTTGAACAGGATGGAAAGAAGGTCCTCTACCAGTTGCCTCCGGAAGGAGTTCTGAAGGTGGCTGCCGAATTGCGTGAAATGGTGGGGCTTATTGTTGACCGAAAAATTTAGGGGGTGATTCCATGGGTATTACCGGTTTGGGAGGATTAGGCGGGTTAGTATCGGGCCTGGACAGCAAGGCATTGATCAATCAG encodes the following:
- a CDS encoding flagellin N-terminal helical domain-containing protein, encoding MRIQNNISALFAQNRLALNNANLQKSLEKLSSGYRINRAGDDAAGLAISEKMRGQIAGLNQAVRNAQDGISLIQTAEGALNESHSILQRMRELAVQAVNDTNTTGDRAKIKDELTQLKSELDRIAKTTQFNGMNLLDGTFSNKKFQIGANSGQTITLTVKSMSASKLSISTKYLSIANGSAGQQKSIASALISYVDKGINVVSQQRSYLGAIQNRLEHTINNLQAASENLTAAESRIRDVDMAAEMVKFTKNQILVQAGTSMLAQANQAPQTVLQLLR
- a CDS encoding flagellar protein FlaG, with amino-acid sequence MSHPDRGGADEALTAQDEQDPRFVEDAVEKLNKVFEALDSNLRYQVTSQDGHVVVQLVEQDGKKVLYQLPPEGVLKVAAELREMVGLIVDRKI